The Candidatus Manganitrophus noduliformans genome includes a window with the following:
- a CDS encoding CbbQ/NirQ/NorQ/GpvN family protein, which yields MQHPSIMEPFYLTKEPYYQPVGAEAVLFKAAYESKRPVLIKGPTGCGKSRFVAYMAYHLKRPLITVACHEDLTASDLVGRYLLQGDETVWADGPLALAVKHGAICYLDEIVEARKDTTVVIHPLTDDRRILPIEKKGEIVPASDDFMLVISYNPGYQSVLKDLKQSTRQRFIALEFNYPPRATEIQIVAREAAISEEVARRLVGIGEKVRNLKNHGLEEGVSTRLLIYAGQLIGKGIPPHRACAAAIADAMTDDAEMHRTLMEIVRSFFE from the coding sequence ATGCAACACCCATCGATCATGGAGCCGTTTTATCTCACCAAGGAGCCCTATTATCAACCGGTCGGCGCGGAGGCCGTTCTCTTTAAGGCGGCCTATGAATCGAAGCGGCCGGTGCTGATCAAGGGGCCGACCGGCTGCGGGAAGAGCCGGTTCGTCGCCTACATGGCCTACCATCTCAAGCGCCCGTTGATCACCGTCGCCTGCCATGAAGATCTGACCGCCTCCGATCTGGTCGGGCGGTATCTGCTCCAGGGGGACGAGACGGTCTGGGCCGACGGCCCGCTGGCGCTGGCGGTGAAACATGGGGCGATCTGCTATCTGGATGAGATCGTCGAAGCCCGCAAAGATACCACCGTCGTCATCCACCCGCTGACCGACGACCGGCGGATCCTCCCGATCGAGAAAAAGGGGGAGATCGTCCCCGCGTCGGACGATTTTATGCTCGTGATCTCGTACAACCCCGGCTATCAGAGTGTTTTGAAAGACCTCAAGCAGAGCACCCGCCAGCGGTTCATCGCATTGGAATTCAACTATCCCCCGCGCGCAACGGAGATCCAGATCGTCGCCCGGGAAGCGGCCATTTCGGAAGAGGTCGCGCGCCGCCTGGTCGGGATCGGCGAGAAGGTCCGGAATCTTAAAAATCACGGCCTGGAAGAAGGGGTCAGCACGCGGCTTCTGATCTATGCCGGCCAGTTGATCGGGAAGGGCATCCCGCCGCATCGGGCTTGCGCGGCGGCGATCGCCGACGCCATGACCGACGATGCCGAGATGCACCGAACCCTCATGGAAATTGTCCGCAGTTTCTTCGAATGA
- a CDS encoding tetratricopeptide repeat protein — translation MDDFEKVYEQARAAFDEGKIIEAERLFLKLLQNHPQGYADIYNKLGIITFQKGNAEMSVVYFKKALQINPRYTEASLNLTIALNDLGRYDEAGETFSKAARVVRSEVKSIDPFIQGKLANEHAKLADQYFEIGLYDGALEEYRRALSIRPKFVDVVTKVGITLREKGMFDDAIETFQQAKEIHPKYIPAIIHLGVTYYMKGFVDLALAEWEEAQRINPEGKEAQVYLAMVKKEIIEG, via the coding sequence ATGGACGATTTCGAAAAAGTCTACGAGCAGGCCCGCGCCGCCTTCGACGAGGGGAAGATCATCGAAGCGGAACGGCTCTTTCTCAAGCTCCTCCAGAATCATCCGCAAGGATATGCCGATATCTATAACAAGCTCGGCATCATCACCTTTCAGAAAGGAAATGCGGAAATGTCGGTCGTTTACTTCAAAAAGGCGCTTCAGATCAATCCCCGCTACACGGAAGCCTCCCTTAACCTGACGATCGCCCTCAACGACCTCGGCCGATACGACGAGGCGGGCGAGACCTTTTCCAAGGCGGCGCGGGTCGTCCGGTCCGAGGTGAAATCGATCGATCCCTTTATCCAGGGAAAGCTCGCCAACGAACATGCGAAGCTCGCCGATCAATATTTTGAGATCGGCCTCTACGACGGCGCGCTGGAGGAGTACCGGAGGGCTCTCTCCATCCGGCCGAAGTTCGTCGACGTGGTCACCAAAGTCGGAATTACCCTGCGGGAAAAGGGAATGTTCGATGATGCCATCGAGACTTTCCAGCAGGCCAAAGAGATTCATCCGAAGTACATTCCCGCCATCATCCATCTCGGCGTCACCTATTATATGAAGGGCTTTGTCGATCTGGCCCTCGCCGAATGGGAAGAAGCCCAGCGGATCAATCCCGAGGGGAAAGAGGCGCAGGTTTATCTCGCGATGGTGAAGAAAGAGATCATCGAGGGGTGA
- a CDS encoding ATP-dependent Clp protease adaptor ClpS, producing MIASTAPSVLPELSEETKSEIEEIPPYKVILLDDNVTSMEFVVRILIQIFGKDPDTAQALMWQVHTEGAAHVATLSKEQAELKQEQVHNAARAEGFPFRCVIEPA from the coding sequence ATGATCGCCAGCACGGCCCCGTCCGTCCTTCCGGAGCTTTCAGAAGAAACCAAATCGGAGATCGAAGAGATCCCCCCCTACAAGGTCATCCTGCTCGATGATAATGTCACATCGATGGAATTTGTTGTCCGGATCTTAATTCAGATTTTTGGAAAAGATCCCGACACCGCCCAAGCGCTGATGTGGCAGGTCCATACAGAAGGGGCCGCGCATGTCGCGACCCTCTCGAAGGAGCAGGCGGAGTTGAAGCAGGAGCAGGTCCACAACGCCGCCCGGGCGGAGGGATTCCCGTTTCGTTGTGTCATTGAGCCGGCTTAA
- a CDS encoding YbgC/FadM family acyl-CoA thioesterase, which translates to MQIRVYYEDTDAGGVVYYANYLKYFERGRTEFFRERGLEVASYAAAGVLFVVAHAEIDYRLAARYNDLLDMETEVVDFSRASLTFSHVIRLHDTEKVAAEGWVRLVCVDERFKPIRLPEEIIKIVTKIC; encoded by the coding sequence ATGCAGATTCGTGTTTATTACGAGGATACCGACGCGGGCGGGGTGGTTTATTACGCCAATTATCTGAAATATTTTGAGCGGGGGCGGACCGAATTTTTCCGGGAGCGGGGGTTGGAAGTGGCTTCGTACGCGGCGGCGGGGGTTCTTTTCGTCGTCGCCCACGCCGAAATCGACTATCGCCTGGCGGCGCGCTACAACGACCTGCTCGATATGGAAACGGAGGTCGTCGACTTCAGCCGCGCCAGCCTCACCTTCTCCCATGTGATCCGCCTGCACGATACCGAGAAGGTCGCCGCCGAAGGCTGGGTCCGGCTCGTCTGCGTCGACGAGCGCTTCAAGCCGATACGCCTTCCGGAAGAGATCATAAAGATCGTGACGAAGATCTGCTAA
- a CDS encoding isoaspartyl peptidase/L-asparaginase family protein, producing MKKKTRATVLLIHGGCGSTPPTAAQLKTIETALDRGERLLQRGASALDAVEAAVVVLEKSGRFNAGKGSKRQMDGVLRMDASVMNGRDLSAGAVAAMEGILTPIRAARLVMERTPHLLLVGKSAEGLARLFRLPHLSPSLAAPSPPSEELSFGKWEALFRKLQGAKKNEKGKRGTVGAVARDTEGNVAAGTSTGGIRLMLPGRVGDSPLIGAGTYADNRSGAVSMTGLGEAIIRAGLAKEIALTMEGGVEAEEAGRGALIRMRRRIGGEAGAIILSADGGFALLHTTDYMPGGYRAGRRRKVGGQFQRVMED from the coding sequence ATGAAGAAGAAAACGCGCGCAACGGTTCTGCTGATCCACGGCGGCTGCGGGTCGACCCCGCCGACCGCCGCGCAGTTGAAAACGATCGAAACGGCCCTCGACCGGGGGGAGCGCCTTCTGCAGAGGGGGGCCTCCGCCCTCGACGCGGTCGAGGCGGCCGTGGTCGTTTTGGAGAAGAGCGGCCGGTTCAATGCCGGAAAGGGATCGAAGCGGCAGATGGACGGGGTCCTCCGGATGGACGCCTCCGTCATGAACGGGCGGGACCTCTCCGCCGGGGCGGTCGCCGCGATGGAGGGGATTCTCACCCCGATTCGCGCCGCGCGCCTCGTGATGGAGCGGACGCCGCACCTTCTCCTGGTCGGAAAATCGGCGGAGGGATTGGCCCGTCTTTTCCGTCTCCCCCATCTTTCCCCTTCGCTCGCCGCTCCGAGCCCCCCTTCCGAGGAGCTCTCTTTCGGAAAGTGGGAAGCGCTTTTCCGGAAGCTTCAAGGAGCGAAGAAAAACGAAAAGGGAAAGCGCGGAACCGTCGGGGCGGTGGCGCGCGACACAGAGGGGAATGTCGCGGCGGGGACCTCGACCGGAGGAATCCGTCTGATGCTTCCGGGACGGGTCGGAGACAGCCCCTTGATTGGGGCCGGAACGTACGCCGACAATCGTTCCGGCGCCGTTTCGATGACCGGCCTCGGCGAGGCGATCATCCGGGCGGGGCTCGCGAAGGAGATCGCGTTGACGATGGAGGGGGGCGTTGAGGCGGAAGAAGCCGGGAGAGGCGCTTTGATCCGGATGCGCCGCCGGATCGGCGGGGAGGCCGGCGCGATCATCCTCTCGGCCGACGGCGGTTTCGCCCTGCTTCACACGACCGACTATATGCCGGGGGGATACCGGGCCGGGCGACGCCGCAAGGTTGGCGGTCAATTTCAAAGGGTCATGGAGGATTGA
- a CDS encoding ATP-dependent DNA helicase, with protein MQMASAVADALERQSTLLVEAPTGTGKTWAYLIPAALSGKRVVISTGTKTLQDQLYQKDLPLLAQSLPRRFTYSMMKGKGNYLCLYRFGQFLEQPTFPGLEVGSDFEQLHRWSMETATGDRAELSALPEGSPLWPEVSVKGEACLGSGCPDYDRCYITRMKQSAAASDLIVVNHHLFFADLALKDFSFGEVLPRYDAVIFDEAHLLEEVATQYFGVSISSYRVEDFLRDTEREVRFSQPQEKGYLDQCARILAKSNRFFQFFRRGEERYRLTRAFFSREAVTAGHDLLQSLDLLRQQIHAAQVKSNGFSHLAERIELFSADLQLFLTADASTPFVFWGESRRLGVFLHASPLDISALLRQKLFEQEIPIVLTSATLSSGMQSRGVLQYAPTATGAFDFVKERLGIEQADEAVLPSPFDYEKQALLYLPSHLPSPTSPPFVPAIAEEIVRILAASGGRAFLLFTSWKNLEEVYRLIAPRVPYLLLKQGDQPKHALIETFRSEVSSVLLGTTSFWQGVDVQGEALSCVIIDKLPFASPSDPLIAARIESLTDQGKDPFMTFQLPSAILSLRQGIGRLIRNREDRGLLAILDHRVTRKEYGRHFLASLPPSPRTDRLEAVQRFFSAGASAGASG; from the coding sequence ATGCAGATGGCTTCCGCGGTCGCCGACGCCCTGGAGCGGCAGAGCACCCTTCTGGTGGAGGCCCCCACCGGGACCGGAAAGACCTGGGCCTACCTGATTCCGGCCGCGCTCAGCGGAAAACGGGTCGTGATTTCCACCGGGACCAAGACCCTTCAGGACCAGCTCTACCAAAAAGATCTCCCGCTCCTGGCGCAATCACTCCCGCGCCGCTTTACCTACAGCATGATGAAGGGGAAGGGGAACTACCTCTGCCTTTACCGGTTCGGACAATTTCTGGAGCAGCCGACCTTTCCCGGCCTGGAAGTCGGATCAGATTTTGAACAGCTCCACCGCTGGTCGATGGAGACCGCCACCGGCGATCGGGCCGAGTTGTCGGCCCTGCCGGAGGGGTCGCCCCTCTGGCCGGAAGTTTCCGTGAAGGGGGAGGCCTGCCTCGGGAGCGGATGTCCCGACTACGACCGCTGCTACATCACCCGGATGAAGCAATCGGCCGCCGCATCCGACCTGATTGTCGTGAACCACCATCTTTTCTTCGCCGATCTGGCGCTGAAAGATTTTTCCTTCGGGGAGGTCCTTCCCCGTTACGACGCCGTGATCTTCGACGAAGCGCATCTGCTGGAAGAGGTCGCCACCCAATACTTCGGTGTCTCGATCAGCAGCTACCGGGTGGAAGATTTCCTCCGCGACACCGAGCGGGAGGTCCGCTTCTCCCAACCGCAGGAGAAAGGGTATCTCGACCAGTGCGCGCGGATCTTGGCGAAGTCGAACCGGTTCTTTCAATTTTTCAGGAGAGGGGAAGAGCGATACCGTCTGACACGCGCATTTTTCTCGCGGGAAGCGGTCACCGCTGGGCACGATCTTCTCCAATCGCTCGACCTGCTTCGCCAGCAGATCCACGCCGCGCAGGTAAAAAGCAACGGTTTCTCCCATCTTGCGGAGCGGATCGAATTATTCTCGGCCGACTTGCAGCTCTTTCTGACGGCGGATGCGTCGACCCCGTTCGTCTTCTGGGGAGAGAGCCGAAGGCTGGGGGTCTTTCTCCATGCGTCGCCGCTCGATATCTCGGCCCTCCTCCGCCAAAAGCTCTTTGAGCAGGAGATCCCGATCGTCCTCACCTCCGCGACCCTCTCTTCCGGTATGCAAAGCCGGGGCGTATTGCAATACGCCCCGACGGCGACGGGGGCTTTCGATTTTGTGAAAGAGCGTCTGGGGATCGAGCAGGCCGACGAGGCGGTCCTTCCCTCCCCCTTTGACTACGAAAAACAAGCGCTCCTTTATCTCCCGAGCCATCTTCCGAGCCCGACGAGCCCCCCGTTTGTTCCGGCGATCGCGGAGGAAATCGTCCGAATCCTTGCTGCAAGCGGAGGGAGGGCCTTTCTCCTCTTCACCAGCTGGAAGAATCTGGAAGAGGTCTATCGACTGATCGCCCCCCGGGTTCCCTATCTTCTCCTCAAGCAGGGAGACCAGCCGAAGCATGCGCTGATCGAAACGTTCCGGAGCGAAGTCTCCTCGGTTCTCCTCGGAACGACCAGTTTTTGGCAGGGGGTCGATGTCCAAGGGGAAGCGCTCTCTTGCGTCATCATCGACAAACTCCCTTTTGCCTCTCCTTCCGATCCCCTCATCGCCGCCCGGATCGAATCGCTGACCGATCAAGGGAAAGATCCCTTCATGACGTTTCAATTGCCCTCCGCGATCCTCTCCCTTCGACAGGGGATTGGAAGACTGATCCGGAATCGGGAGGACCGGGGGCTTCTCGCCATTCTCGATCACCGTGTGACGAGAAAAGAATACGGCCGGCATTTTCTCGCGAGCCTTCCCCCCTCTCCCCGGACCGATCGGCTCGAAGCGGTTCAGCGCTTTTTCTCCGCCGGAGCGTCGGCCGGAGCGTCGGGATGA
- a CDS encoding SPOR domain-containing protein, translating into MRDLKDLKREDEGMGPKKKPPYFMIGLLGVLVFLTLVFVFRTKEESPEPPPPPPVSQLAPDQSPAAPAELSEKEEPVVPDPALKPGEMRFDSKPEPFPAAPPPGNAATAQAPGNPIPKEDLTFFDTLKDKEKKSVALQTKKETKPAAQKTKRPPEKKSDPKKVSVPPTSGPSGAYTIQVASFAERKGAETLSQKLKKKGYDVYVAAGEIPEKGTRYRVRIGHYPSRAEAQKAAERIREAEKLSFLITTDTGK; encoded by the coding sequence ATGCGTGACTTGAAGGATTTGAAGCGAGAAGACGAAGGAATGGGCCCGAAGAAGAAGCCCCCCTATTTTATGATCGGCCTGCTGGGGGTTTTGGTTTTTCTCACGCTCGTTTTTGTCTTCCGAACAAAAGAGGAAAGCCCGGAGCCCCCCCCGCCCCCGCCGGTGAGCCAGCTTGCGCCCGATCAAAGCCCGGCCGCTCCGGCGGAGCTTTCGGAGAAGGAAGAGCCGGTGGTTCCAGACCCCGCGCTGAAGCCGGGGGAGATGCGGTTCGATTCAAAGCCGGAGCCTTTCCCCGCGGCGCCCCCCCCAGGGAATGCGGCGACCGCTCAAGCCCCTGGGAATCCGATTCCGAAGGAAGACTTGACCTTCTTCGATACCTTGAAGGACAAAGAAAAGAAAAGCGTCGCGCTGCAGACGAAGAAAGAGACCAAGCCGGCAGCCCAAAAAACAAAGCGGCCGCCGGAAAAAAAGAGCGACCCCAAGAAGGTTTCCGTCCCGCCGACTTCCGGACCCTCCGGCGCCTACACGATCCAGGTGGCCTCCTTTGCGGAAAGAAAAGGGGCCGAGACCCTTTCCCAAAAGTTGAAGAAAAAGGGGTATGACGTCTATGTCGCGGCCGGCGAGATCCCGGAGAAGGGAACCCGGTATCGGGTTCGGATCGGCCATTATCCAAGTCGCGCGGAGGCGCAGAAAGCGGCCGAGCGGATTCGGGAGGCGGAAAAGTTAAGCTTCTTGATTACGACCGATACGGGAAAATAG
- the queA gene encoding tRNA preQ1(34) S-adenosylmethionine ribosyltransferase-isomerase QueA: MSLENEQHLAAYDYSLDPSLIAASPAAERDQSRLLVYHRKREKIEHRRFSSLPEYLHPSDLLVLNDTRVFPARLRAKKKSGGRIELLLLRPSVSDRDVWEVMMTGKVTPPVDLLLEEGAIAHVVREIDGGHKEIRFELPKGTPDLNAYLERWGEVPLPPYIVKKRAGRSDTADRERYQTVYAKASGSAAAPTAGLHFTDALLEEIRRKEIQIATVTLHVGLGTFQPMREERIADHRMHREWFQIPLETAEAVKGARRSGGRVIAVGTTATRALESASRPDGTVQSGAGETELFITPGYHFKAVDGLITNFHLPKSTLLVLVSAFAGGEAVRAVYQEAIRERYRFYSYGDATLIL; encoded by the coding sequence ATCTCTCTAGAGAATGAACAGCACCTTGCGGCTTACGATTACTCCCTTGATCCCTCCCTGATCGCAGCGTCGCCCGCGGCCGAGCGGGATCAATCGCGGCTCCTTGTCTACCATCGAAAAAGAGAGAAGATCGAACACCGGCGCTTCTCGTCGCTTCCCGAATATCTGCACCCTTCGGACCTTCTGGTCCTCAACGACACCCGGGTTTTCCCGGCGCGCCTTCGCGCGAAGAAAAAGTCGGGGGGACGCATCGAGCTGCTTCTTCTGCGTCCCTCGGTTTCGGACAGGGATGTGTGGGAAGTGATGATGACAGGGAAAGTCACCCCGCCGGTCGATCTGCTTCTGGAAGAGGGGGCGATCGCGCATGTGGTCCGGGAGATCGACGGAGGGCATAAGGAGATCCGGTTCGAGCTGCCGAAAGGGACCCCTGATCTTAATGCTTATCTGGAGCGTTGGGGCGAGGTTCCGCTCCCCCCCTACATCGTCAAGAAACGCGCGGGCCGGAGCGACACGGCCGACCGGGAGCGCTATCAGACGGTGTACGCCAAAGCTTCGGGGTCGGCCGCCGCGCCGACCGCCGGGCTTCATTTTACCGATGCGCTTTTAGAGGAGATCCGGCGAAAGGAGATCCAAATTGCGACGGTCACCCTCCACGTCGGCCTCGGCACCTTCCAACCGATGCGGGAGGAGCGGATCGCCGATCACCGGATGCATCGGGAGTGGTTTCAGATCCCCCTCGAAACGGCGGAGGCGGTGAAGGGGGCGCGACGGAGCGGCGGAAGGGTGATTGCCGTCGGCACAACGGCGACCCGTGCGCTGGAGAGCGCCTCCCGGCCCGACGGAACCGTTCAGTCCGGGGCCGGGGAGACCGAGCTCTTCATCACGCCGGGGTATCATTTCAAAGCGGTGGACGGTTTGATCACCAATTTTCATCTGCCGAAATCGACCCTTCTGGTTTTGGTTTCCGCCTTTGCCGGAGGCGAGGCGGTCCGCGCCGTCTACCAAGAGGCGATCCGGGAGCGCTACCGCTTTTACAGCTACGGCGATGCAACGCTGATTTTGTAA
- a CDS encoding SpoIID/LytB domain-containing protein: protein MHSILIALFLFFLPTAAWAGETIRVALLENAAQVLVTSGEGFFVKTASGDLLSKHPITSADLRIQKGITLNRQETGEEALFFSPRRGGKIAINRQLYDGTIQIKKKNGGLLVINEIDIERYLQGVVPAEMPADWEMEALKVQAVISRTYALYQRENRKGKEYDLVNTILGQVYKGESVEDSRASLAIAQTKGQILSYDGGLALTFFHSTSAGPTEDAAERWNIAFPYLKGVSCPLDRDSPYHEWKRTITLDDLEAALGKLGHPVGAIATLTPLQWSRAGRLLTVRILYSGGELIVKAEDLRKALGYKILPSTRFTIESFGRKIQIRGMGYGHGVGLCQWGAKVMAESGLNFDEILLYYYPGVTLQPYEEIK from the coding sequence ATGCATTCGATACTGATCGCCCTCTTTCTCTTTTTCCTTCCGACGGCCGCATGGGCCGGGGAGACGATCCGTGTGGCCCTTCTGGAGAATGCCGCGCAGGTGCTCGTTACCTCCGGTGAAGGTTTTTTCGTCAAGACCGCTTCGGGCGACCTCCTCAGCAAACATCCGATCACCTCCGCCGATCTTCGGATTCAAAAAGGGATTACGCTCAATCGACAGGAAACGGGGGAAGAAGCCCTTTTCTTTTCACCGAGGCGCGGCGGCAAGATCGCGATCAACCGCCAACTGTACGACGGCACGATCCAGATTAAAAAGAAAAACGGCGGCCTCCTCGTCATCAATGAAATCGATATTGAGCGATACCTCCAGGGGGTCGTTCCCGCGGAGATGCCGGCCGACTGGGAGATGGAAGCGCTGAAAGTTCAAGCGGTCATCTCCCGCACCTATGCGCTCTATCAGAGGGAAAACCGAAAGGGAAAAGAGTACGACCTGGTCAACACCATCCTCGGACAGGTTTACAAAGGAGAGTCGGTCGAAGACAGCCGCGCTTCGCTTGCGATTGCGCAGACCAAAGGACAGATTCTCTCTTACGACGGGGGGCTGGCGTTGACCTTCTTTCACTCCACCTCCGCCGGTCCGACCGAAGATGCCGCCGAGCGCTGGAACATCGCCTTTCCCTATCTCAAAGGGGTGAGCTGTCCCCTCGATCGAGATTCCCCCTATCACGAGTGGAAGCGGACGATCACCCTCGACGATCTGGAGGCGGCTTTGGGAAAGCTCGGTCATCCGGTCGGCGCCATCGCCACGCTGACCCCTCTTCAATGGAGCCGGGCCGGACGGCTGCTGACCGTTCGGATTCTCTACTCGGGCGGGGAGTTGATCGTGAAGGCCGAAGACCTCCGAAAGGCCCTCGGCTACAAGATCCTTCCGAGCACCCGGTTCACCATCGAAAGTTTTGGAAGGAAAATTCAGATCCGGGGGATGGGCTACGGACACGGCGTCGGGCTTTGCCAATGGGGGGCGAAGGTGATGGCCGAAAGCGGGTTGAATTTTGATGAGATTCTGTTATATTACTACCCAGGCGTCACGCTGCAACCGTATGAGGAAATAAAATAA
- a CDS encoding DUF2905 domain-containing protein, whose protein sequence is MADIGRILIFLGLILALLGGIVLLAGKIPGLGRLPGDILIQRRNVTFYFPIATSILISIILSLIFWLLSRR, encoded by the coding sequence ATGGCCGACATCGGGCGCATCCTCATTTTTCTCGGGTTGATCCTCGCCCTTCTCGGCGGCATCGTCCTCCTCGCGGGGAAGATCCCCGGCCTCGGCCGACTTCCCGGCGATATCCTCATTCAACGGCGCAACGTGACTTTCTATTTTCCAATCGCCACCAGCATTCTCATCAGTATCATCCTCTCGCTGATCTTCTGGCTGTTGAGTCGAAGGTAA
- the nadA gene encoding quinolinate synthase NadA, with amino-acid sequence MSVATEKRLIAKIERLKRERQAIIIAHNYQIGEIQDVADFIGDSLELSQKAAQTNAEVIVFCGVHFMAETAAVLCPNQTVLLPDLDAGCGMSEMITAAEVRALKAQHPGAVVVCYVNSSAEVKAESDICCTSSNAAKVVQSIPADREVIFIPDQFLGAHVERQTGRKLILYNGYCPTHFRIMTSELAEAKAEHPGALVLAHPECTPQVSAAADQVLSTSGICTEARKTDHSEVIVATEIGILHRLQKENPDKEFIPACKWCDCAHMKVNTLEKLLWSLEEMQFPIAVPPSVAVRAKTAIDRMLEISKAK; translated from the coding sequence ATGAGTGTCGCCACCGAAAAACGTCTGATCGCCAAAATCGAGCGGCTCAAAAGAGAGCGGCAGGCGATCATCATCGCCCATAATTATCAGATCGGGGAGATCCAGGATGTCGCCGACTTCATCGGCGACTCGCTGGAGCTCTCTCAGAAGGCGGCGCAGACCAACGCGGAAGTGATCGTCTTTTGCGGCGTTCATTTTATGGCGGAGACGGCGGCGGTCCTCTGCCCCAATCAAACGGTGCTGCTTCCCGATCTCGATGCCGGCTGCGGAATGTCGGAGATGATCACGGCGGCGGAGGTCCGGGCGCTGAAGGCGCAGCACCCCGGCGCGGTCGTCGTCTGCTATGTCAACTCCAGCGCCGAAGTGAAGGCCGAGTCGGATATCTGCTGCACTTCGTCGAATGCGGCGAAGGTGGTCCAGTCGATTCCGGCCGATCGGGAGGTGATCTTTATTCCCGATCAGTTCTTGGGCGCCCACGTCGAGCGGCAGACGGGACGGAAGCTGATCTTATACAACGGCTATTGCCCCACCCATTTTCGGATCATGACCTCCGAGCTGGCGGAGGCGAAGGCGGAACATCCCGGCGCCTTGGTCCTGGCCCATCCGGAGTGCACCCCCCAGGTGAGTGCCGCGGCCGATCAGGTCCTCTCGACCAGCGGGATCTGCACCGAGGCGAGAAAGACCGATCACAGCGAGGTCATCGTCGCCACCGAGATCGGCATTCTCCACCGCCTTCAGAAAGAAAATCCGGACAAAGAATTCATTCCCGCCTGCAAGTGGTGCGATTGCGCCCACATGAAGGTGAATACCCTCGAGAAGCTCCTCTGGTCCTTGGAGGAGATGCAGTTTCCGATCGCCGTTCCCCCGTCGGTCGCCGTGCGCGCAAAGACGGCGATCGATCGGATGTTGGAAATCAGCAAGGCAAAATAA
- a CDS encoding metallophosphoesterase family protein, giving the protein MDPVPPGIRRILIGRLSLFLLILFPLFVLGCARFPAPASLSVPEGSSVLVGAGDIGHCFWKGNQATARLLDRIPGLVFTTGDNAYPEGSAEDFADCYDPFWGRHKERTRPSPGNHDYRTPGAAGYFDYFGPKAGEPDKGYYSYDLGGWHIIVLNSNIDVSAGSPQEAWLRADLESHPKRCTLAYWHHPLFSSGRRGKAAMKPIWRALYEAKTEIVLSGHDHVYERFAPQSPDGAADPGRGIRAFVVGTGGAGLHRFRTTAANSEFRYNRAYGVLRLVLNDGTYQWEFIAMLFPGRMRVVDSGSGSCH; this is encoded by the coding sequence ATGGACCCGGTCCCCCCCGGAATACGCCGCATCCTTATTGGACGTCTCTCTTTATTTCTCCTCATCCTCTTCCCCCTTTTTGTCTTAGGATGCGCGCGCTTTCCCGCTCCCGCGTCTCTCTCCGTGCCGGAGGGCTCCTCCGTTCTGGTCGGCGCCGGGGACATCGGCCATTGTTTCTGGAAGGGCAATCAGGCGACCGCCCGGCTGCTCGATCGGATCCCCGGCCTGGTTTTCACGACGGGGGACAACGCCTATCCGGAAGGGTCCGCTGAAGACTTCGCCGACTGCTACGATCCTTTTTGGGGCCGGCATAAGGAGCGGACCCGTCCTTCCCCCGGAAATCACGACTACCGGACCCCCGGCGCCGCCGGATATTTTGATTACTTCGGCCCCAAAGCGGGCGAGCCGGATAAAGGCTACTACAGTTACGATCTCGGGGGGTGGCATATCATCGTTCTCAACAGCAACATCGATGTGAGCGCCGGCTCTCCTCAGGAGGCGTGGCTGCGGGCCGATTTGGAGAGCCATCCCAAGCGATGCACACTGGCCTATTGGCACCATCCGCTCTTCAGCTCCGGGAGACGCGGCAAGGCCGCCATGAAGCCGATCTGGCGGGCCCTCTACGAAGCGAAGACGGAGATCGTCCTCTCCGGACATGATCATGTCTACGAGCGCTTTGCGCCGCAATCGCCCGACGGCGCGGCCGATCCCGGCAGGGGAATTCGAGCCTTCGTGGTCGGGACCGGCGGGGCGGGCCTCCACCGTTTTAGGACAACGGCGGCCAACAGTGAATTCAGATATAACCGGGCTTACGGCGTGTTGAGGCTGGTCCTCAACGACGGGACGTATCAGTGGGAATTCATCGCGATGCTCTTTCCCGGACGGATGCGGGTGGTCGATTCAGGAAGCGGTTCCTGCCACTAG